In Rhodothermales bacterium, the sequence GTCGGTCGGGTCGTTGGGGAGGCGGAAGGAGGACGTATTGCTGCAGTCGAAGCGCAACGCGCCGGCTTCTTTCGCCCGCACCCAGTACCCGCGTCCCTGCTGCAAGCGATCGGCCGGCTGGTAGCCGGAATCGGTGTCGTAGCGGTAGAGCGAGTTCGGAACGATGTGCTCGGCGCCGGCCATGAGGTTCAGGTCGAGGTCACACGAGGCGCCGGCGATCATATTCCAGCCGGCCTTGAGAGCCACTGTCATCGTATCGAGGCGTTCGCCCTGGAGCGTCGTCAGCTGTTCTTCCTCGGCGCGGGCCCAGTATCCGCGGCCGCCGATCATGGCGGTCGTGGGGGCATACTTGCCATCGGCATACTGGAGCAGCTCATCGGTGGCGAACGTCTGACCGGCGTTGGCTTCCGAAACGAGCGGCAGGCCGACGAGCGACCACGATCCGTCGAGCACTTGCTGGTAGCGGCGGACGATGAACGTGTTGTCGACGCCGTTGTAGCGGGCATTAAGCGGCACCGTGGCCGGCGTCGGGACGATTTCGATCCCGCTGACGAACGGATTGTCGACGACGCGGAAGAAGTTGATGTCGATGTTGCCATCGGACACCGTCACGATGAAGCTCTTCTTCACCGCCGTCTGGTAGCCGGCGTCCGCGACGACGTCGTAGTCGTTGAGTACGAGGTTGTTTTCGATGACCACATCGAATAGCCGCTCGCCGATGTCGTTCGTGGCTGTTCCGGTTTCGGCGAAGTAGAGGTTGACCTCATAGTCGCCGGCCAGACCGACCGGAAAGTTCCACTCCATGAGCGTCCCGCCAACGGGATCCCATCGGTTGCTGCTGAAGATTTCGGACGGAGCGTCTGTGGTGTTGGAGCCAACGAAGGCGGCTTTGGAGATCGAGTTATCGCCCCCGGTGGCCGCGTTGCTGAACGGCGCCGGCTTGTTCTTCGTATCCCGCTCCCACACGATCGGCGTGTCGCTGATGCTGCCGTTGCCGGCGTTGACGCGGAACAGCGGATCGATTGTCGTGGCGGATTCGATAAACGTGGCGGTGATCGAGGCGTCCGTAAAAACAGAGTAGTTGAACGGGTTGTCCGGGCTGACGATGTCACCCGACCAGGCGCTGAACTGCCAGCCTGGATCGGGGATGGCCGTGAGCGTAACCACCTCGCCGTCCGAGTACAGCGGCTTATCTGGCGTCTTCGTGACGGTACCGCTGCCAACGATGGTGACCTCGACAAACGAGAGGTGGACATTGGTCCCGTCGCCGGTGAGCGTGACGACCGCCGGCGAGCCGGCGCCGGTGTGCGCGATTTCGAGCGAGGCCGTTCGAACACCCTCCGTCGTTGGCGTGAGGACGACCTCGAGCGAATCCATGGCGCCGGAGGCCAGGTTGACCGAGCCCACGAAGTCGTGGCTGAACTCGGCGGCGTTAGCGCCCGTAATCGAGACGCCCGTCACCGTGCGGGCACCTGTCGACGTATTTGAGTAGTACACCTGCTTCGGGGCCGAGGCCACATCGACGGGCACGGAGAAGAAGTCGACGGTCGCCGGCGAGGCGAACAGGTCGGCGCCGAGGACGGGCCGGATCTCGAGAGCGTGGACAATCGGGTTGTCGATCACGTGCGCCAACTCGATGGTGACCGATCCGTCGGCCACGTTCACCACGGCCGACTTCTTGATCGTCGTGTTCGCGCCGGCTTCGGCGAAGATGTCGAAGTCTTCGAACACCATCGCATTTTCCATTTTGATATCGAACACGCGACCCCCCACGGTATGGTTGCTCGCGTCCGATTCAAGGAAGTACAGATTGACCTGGTAGAGGCCTACCTGGGGCGCGGCGAAATTCCAGATCATCTCGACGCCGCCCGTCGGATCCCACCGGTTGGTGAGGAAAACATCGTTCGGGGCATCCGTGCCGTTGACGCCGGTGAAGGTCGTGATCTTACCCGTCCTATTGTCGTTACCGCTGGCGTTCACGTGGGGGGACGGGATATTCTTCGTATCGCGGTCCCAATCCTTGAGCGCATCGACGAGGTTGCCGCCGCCGGCATTCACGCGGAAGATCGGATCGCCCGTGACGACCCCGCCACCGCCATTGACGCCTTCGCCGCTCACGGGGATAGCGATCGAGCCGTTCGAGCCGTTGTGGTTTACAGTCAGCGTGGCGTTGACCGCGCCGAGGGTGGTCGGTGCGAAGGTGACATCGGCGTACAGCGTGTCTCCAGGAGGGATGACCGCCGGCAGGCTGAAGGCATAGCTCAGGCTGAAGGCCGGGCTACCGGTGAGACTGAGGCTCGAAATCGAGATGTCCTGGTTGCCGCCAGTGTTATACAGGGCGATCATCTCGGCATCATCCAATCCCGTCTGGACCAGCCCGAAGGCCAGCGTCGTCGGGTCGGCCGCGAGCGTGCTCGGGACGACGGAACCGGGATCGGAAAGCGCCGTGCGGTCGAACACCTCCATGGTGCTCATTTCGGGTCCGCCACCCGTTTCGCCCGAGCCGGCCGCGATATAGACGCGCGTGCCATCCACCACGGCCGCGGTGCCGTGGCGTCCGGTGTTCAGGGCGTCGAGCGTCCGCCAGCTATTGGTGCTGGTATCCAGGACTTCAACCTCGTTGTGCGCCAGCTGCTGGAGGCCGCTTTCGCCGCCGAGGATGAAGAGGTCGTTGCCGACGACCGCCGCGGCGGTGCCGCCGCGCGGGGTCGGGATGTTGCCGGTGAGGACCGGTAGCGTGGACCAGGAGCCGGCGTTAAAGTCGTATACATCCACTTCGGGGATCGTGCTGCCGACGCTGCCGGCGCGACCGCCGGCGACGTAGAGCTTGTCGCCGATGATGGCCGCGTTGAAGTGGTCGCGTCCGCGGGGCATGTTCGGCATGATCGTCCAGGCGCCCGTCGCGGGATCGTACTGGTCGAACATGGGCAGGTACACGGCCGAGCCGGCATGTCCGCCGAGGCTGCCGCTCACCAGGTAGAGCTTCCCGTTGTAGGCCACCGCTCCGGCGCTACCGCGGAGGCGGGCGGCGGGGATGGTCGCTCCGACGGTCCAGGTGTCTGTATTCGGGGCGTAGGTGTAGATGTTCGGCACGGGCGTTTCGCTCGGGAAATCACCCACATAAGCGCCAGCAACGTACACGACATTGCCCAGAGAGACCGCCTGGAAGTGGTGCATCTGGATCGGAGGCAGCGAGAGCTGCGTCCAGGCGCCAGTGGCCGGGACGAACCGATCCGTTCTGCGGCTGCCTCGACCGCCGATCAGGTAGAAATTGTTATCGTGCTTTACGAACGTATTCTCATGGCGCTGGCGCGGATCGGTCGGGGCCTGGTAGGTGTGCCAGAGGTCGGCGATCGGGTTGGGGTCCTGCGCGACATCGATGGCATCCCAGGTGGCGGCGAAGACCGGGCCGGCGCCGGCCGAGGTCGAGATGATACCCACGGCGAGGCCCGAGGGCACGCCTGGAGCGACCTGGTACGTGCCCTGGATAGCCTGCAAGAGGCTGCCAGACACCTGGAGGGGGAGACCGAGGTAGACGGCTGGCTGGTTATCCTGGATGTACTTCGGTTGGATGGTGCCCGCGACCGGATTGACCGTGAGCAGGAGGTCGATGTTGATAGCATCGGCCGCGGTCGCGGCGATATAGTTGGTGACGGTGGCCACCCCGCCGGCTTCGTGGATCACCTGGAGCCCGCCGGCGCCCGCCTGGGCGTTGAGGGCCACCTTGACATAGTTATCCATGTTACCCGGCCCGATGTACATACCCAGCGCCTGATTGTCCTGCGGCGTGACGCCGTCGAAGAACGGCCCGGTAATGCGCACCTTGACCGTGTAAGGCCCGGAGACGCCGGCCACGTTCACGCCAAACTGGAAGCCGTTCTCCTGCGTGTTAGTAGCACCCGTGGCATCTCCTTCGGAGACGGCGGAGACCGTGAAGAGGCCGGCCGTTCCGCCGGGCACGAGGTTATTCTCCTCGTACTGATCCAGATAATTCGTGACCCCGTTGGTCATGAGGCCCGTGAAGCCTACGCCGTAGAAGCCGGTGCCCGGGTCTTCGTTGAGGAGCGGGTAATTTACAGGCAGGGTGAGACCCGTGCCGTTCGTGGCATCGGTGGCGAAGGAGTCGTTGAGGTCGTTGACGCCGTCGTTGTCGTCATCCGCATCCAGGAGGTTGGACGTGAGGTCGCCGTCGTTATCCGCCGGCTTGCTGGCGGCCGAACACGGGTTGGACGCATTCAGCGTCTCGTCTTCGTTATCGAAGCCGTCGCCGTCCTCATCGAGGAGCGGGTCGGACACGCCGGTGCAGACGCCGCCGGCGGCGCCGCCGTAATCGCCCGGCTCAAACACCCAGATGTCGTAGCTGGCGAAGTCGGCCGCCCAGATGGTGCCGGGGAACGGATCGGTGTCGCCCT encodes:
- a CDS encoding malectin domain-containing carbohydrate-binding protein, which gives rise to GDTDPFPGTIWAADFASYDIWVFEPGDYGGAAGGVCTGVSDPLLDEDGDGFDNEDETLNASNPCSAASKPADNDGDLTSNLLDADDDNDGVNDLNDSFATDATNGTGLTLPVNYPLLNEDPGTGFYGVGFTGLMTNGVTNYLDQYEENNLVPGGTAGLFTVSAVSEGDATGATNTQENGFQFGVNVAGVSGPYTVKVRITGPFFDGVTPQDNQALGMYIGPGNMDNYVKVALNAQAGAGGLQVIHEAGGVATVTNYIAATAADAINIDLLLTVNPVAGTIQPKYIQDNQPAVYLGLPLQVSGSLLQAIQGTYQVAPGVPSGLAVGIISTSAGAGPVFAATWDAIDVAQDPNPIADLWHTYQAPTDPRQRHENTFVKHDNNFYLIGGRGSRRTDRFVPATGAWTQLSLPPIQMHHFQAVSLGNVVYVAGAYVGDFPSETPVPNIYTYAPNTDTWTVGATIPAARLRGSAGAVAYNGKLYLVSGSLGGHAGSAVYLPMFDQYDPATGAWTIMPNMPRGRDHFNAAIIGDKLYVAGGRAGSVGSTIPEVDVYDFNAGSWSTLPVLTGNIPTPRGGTAAAVVGNDLFILGGESGLQQLAHNEVEVLDTSTNSWRTLDALNTGRHGTAAVVDGTRVYIAAGSGETGGGPEMSTMEVFDRTALSDPGSVVPSTLAADPTTLAFGLVQTGLDDAEMIALYNTGGNQDISISSLSLTGSPAFSLSYAFSLPAVIPPGDTLYADVTFAPTTLGAVNATLTVNHNGSNGSIAIPVSGEGVNGGGGVVTGDPIFRVNAGGGNLVDALKDWDRDTKNIPSPHVNASGNDNRTGKITTFTGVNGTDAPNDVFLTNRWDPTGGVEMIWNFAAPQVGLYQVNLYFLESDASNHTVGGRVFDIKMENAMVFEDFDIFAEAGANTTIKKSAVVNVADGSVTIELAHVIDNPIVHALEIRPVLGADLFASPATVDFFSVPVDVASAPKQVYYSNTSTGARTVTGVSITGANAAEFSHDFVGSVNLASGAMDSLEVVLTPTTEGVRTASLEIAHTGAGSPAVVTLTGDGTNVHLSFVEVTIVGSGTVTKTPDKPLYSDGEVVTLTAIPDPGWQFSAWSGDIVSPDNPFNYSVFTDASITATFIESATTIDPLFRVNAGNGSISDTPIVWERDTKNKPAPFSNAATGGDNSISKAAFVGSNTTDAPSEIFSSNRWDPVGGTLMEWNFPVGLAGDYEVNLYFAETGTATNDIGERLFDVVIENNLVLNDYDVVADAGYQTAVKKSFIVTVSDGNIDINFFRVVDNPFVSGIEIVPTPATVPLNARYNGVDNTFIVRRYQQVLDGSWSLVGLPLVSEANAGQTFATDELLQYADGKYAPTTAMIGGRGYWARAEEEQLTTLQGERLDTMTVALKAGWNMIAGASCDLDLNLMAGAEHIVPNSLYRYDTDSGYQPADRLQQGRGYWVRAKEAGALRFDCSNTSSFRLPNDPTDLGSFGRVAISDDEGRLQTLHFGGEIEDALLTQYSMPPLAPDVAFDIRYADQSRLSKTTANVVQLKHVAFPLTLRMEALPEGGNDNEYVVSRMRNGAEVETFRVRTGGTLAIEDAETDALMIQSLSEWQSELPEAFGLKGNYPNPFNPVTQIVFDLPEAADVSIEVFDLLGRRVRQINAIKLAAGQSRQIEMDGRGLASGVYLYRVEAVMPAQTVSDTGKMILLK